Proteins encoded in a region of the Streptomyces violaceoruber genome:
- a CDS encoding DUF6801 domain-containing protein produces the protein MKATPAAAPRPSRARARTTSIAAFVVLAALVPTTASASGTQEVEAELPYVCTLPSGQLPATVRVSAEFPERAGAGEAFTPSDVTTTVELPAEAVADLTARDAAEVRAATSLAVGVAQNTATAAATWRGSAEPVALPGSGPLTLVTRGDVPSVAGRSDGDLTFSAGALAIDLALGAADPATADPGSLTVDCTLAEDAPGQGLLATVPVGTDGQAPSGSPSSSGPAGSSGAPDDDGRQDGPGDRRPERQSERSPKVLENTPGAAADRDDVPPCRYDEQHPPTDVSLNAYVTGYANVKKMKGAAYLPPSCVLIEQGLPVPGPPDPEYLIFDTLSYANFHYRERKQTPPFEATFLSFDFAPVKATMVLEQTGTMRIDSRMKIRLSDFTTITDTYVRAPLVLHVLDLEVNGTPLDVGSECRTETSLTSEDPDPANFPGDHLVLYGRGEQLIGLPATGYLLLSGGALSGEATIPAFTGCGSDGEDLDRLLTASVSGPGNYIKQVQGQTCAIAAPVFPSPENEGQCTEDLQPYEIPVAER, from the coding sequence ATGAAAGCCACGCCAGCCGCCGCCCCGCGGCCGTCCCGGGCCCGCGCCCGGACCACGTCGATCGCCGCGTTCGTCGTGCTCGCCGCCCTGGTCCCGACCACCGCCTCGGCCTCGGGCACCCAGGAGGTCGAGGCCGAACTCCCCTATGTCTGCACCCTCCCCTCGGGGCAGCTGCCCGCGACGGTGCGGGTCTCGGCGGAGTTCCCCGAACGGGCCGGGGCGGGCGAGGCGTTCACGCCGTCCGACGTCACCACCACCGTCGAACTCCCGGCGGAGGCGGTCGCGGACCTCACCGCGCGCGACGCGGCCGAGGTACGGGCGGCCACCTCGCTCGCCGTCGGCGTCGCCCAGAACACGGCCACGGCGGCGGCGACCTGGCGGGGCAGCGCCGAGCCCGTCGCGCTGCCCGGGTCGGGGCCGCTGACGCTGGTGACGCGGGGAGACGTCCCCTCGGTGGCCGGCCGGAGCGACGGCGACCTGACGTTCTCGGCGGGCGCTCTCGCGATCGACCTGGCGCTCGGGGCGGCCGATCCGGCCACCGCGGACCCCGGCTCGCTGACCGTCGACTGCACCCTCGCCGAGGACGCGCCCGGCCAGGGGCTGCTGGCCACCGTACCGGTCGGCACGGACGGGCAGGCACCGAGCGGTTCGCCGTCCTCGTCGGGGCCGGCCGGGTCCTCCGGGGCGCCGGACGACGACGGACGGCAGGACGGGCCGGGAGACCGGCGGCCGGAGCGGCAGTCCGAGCGCTCGCCGAAGGTGCTGGAGAACACCCCCGGCGCCGCCGCGGACCGCGACGACGTCCCGCCCTGCCGCTACGACGAGCAGCACCCTCCCACCGACGTCTCGCTCAACGCCTATGTCACCGGCTACGCCAACGTGAAGAAGATGAAGGGCGCCGCGTACCTCCCGCCGTCCTGCGTGCTGATCGAGCAGGGGCTGCCCGTACCGGGCCCGCCGGACCCGGAGTACCTGATCTTCGACACGCTGTCGTACGCGAACTTCCACTACCGGGAGCGCAAGCAGACCCCGCCCTTCGAAGCGACGTTCCTGTCCTTCGACTTCGCCCCGGTGAAGGCCACCATGGTGCTGGAGCAGACGGGAACCATGCGGATCGACTCGCGCATGAAGATACGGCTGTCCGACTTCACCACGATCACCGACACCTACGTCCGGGCCCCGCTGGTCCTGCATGTGCTGGACCTCGAGGTCAACGGCACACCCCTGGACGTCGGTTCGGAATGCCGGACCGAGACGTCCCTCACCTCCGAGGACCCGGACCCCGCGAACTTCCCCGGTGACCACCTGGTGCTGTACGGCCGGGGCGAGCAGCTCATCGGCCTGCCGGCCACCGGCTACCTGCTGCTGAGCGGCGGCGCGCTGTCCGGCGAGGCGACCATCCCCGCCTTCACCGGCTGCGGCAGCGACGGTGAGGACCTCGACCGCCTGCTCACCGCCTCCGTCTCGGGTCCGGGCAACTACATCAAGCAGGTCCAGGGCCAGACGTGCGCGATCGCCGCCCCCGTCTTCCCGAGCCCTGAGAACGAAGGCCAGTGCACCGAGGACCTCCAGCCCTACGAGATCCCCGTCGCCGAGCGCTGA
- a CDS encoding ABC transporter ATP-binding protein, protein MGIEVVVEGLTKSFGKQSIWRDVSLTLPAGEVSVMLGPSGTGKTVFLKSLIGLLKPEKGRVLINGVDMVNSPERDIYETRKLFGLMFQDGALFGSMSLFDNIAFPLREHTRKKESEIRRIVMERIEVVGLLGAEGKLPGEISGGMRKRAGLARALVLDPQIILCDEPDSGLDPVRTAYISQLLIDLNAQLDATMLIVTHNLDIAATVPDNMGMLFLRQLVTFGPREVLLTSDEPVVAQFLGGRREGPIGMSEEKDAATLAAEADAAPAAPAAPRVIVPQLEPSPGLPPRRAVARRRKRVMGMIDTLPPAARSAIRDTYARDSEAATLPMPAAGSGA, encoded by the coding sequence ATGGGAATCGAAGTGGTGGTCGAGGGCCTGACCAAGTCCTTCGGTAAGCAGAGCATCTGGCGGGACGTGTCACTCACTCTTCCGGCGGGAGAGGTCAGCGTGATGCTGGGCCCGTCCGGAACCGGTAAGACCGTTTTCCTGAAGTCGCTCATCGGGCTGCTCAAACCCGAGAAGGGCCGTGTCCTCATCAACGGGGTGGACATGGTGAACAGTCCGGAAAGAGACATCTACGAGACCCGGAAACTGTTCGGTCTCATGTTCCAGGACGGCGCCCTCTTCGGGTCCATGTCCCTTTTCGACAACATCGCCTTCCCGCTGCGCGAACACACCCGCAAGAAGGAGTCCGAGATCCGCCGCATCGTCATGGAGCGGATCGAGGTCGTCGGGCTGCTGGGCGCGGAGGGAAAGCTGCCGGGAGAGATCAGCGGAGGCATGCGCAAGCGGGCGGGACTGGCCCGCGCGCTGGTCCTCGACCCGCAGATCATCCTCTGCGACGAACCGGACTCCGGTCTCGACCCGGTCCGCACCGCCTACATCTCCCAGCTGCTGATCGACCTGAACGCCCAGCTGGACGCGACGATGCTGATCGTCACCCACAACCTCGACATCGCGGCCACCGTGCCGGACAACATGGGGATGCTCTTCCTGCGCCAACTCGTCACCTTCGGCCCGCGCGAGGTGCTGCTCACCAGTGACGAGCCGGTCGTGGCCCAGTTCCTGGGCGGCCGGCGCGAGGGGCCCATCGGGATGTCCGAGGAGAAGGACGCGGCCACCCTCGCCGCCGAGGCGGACGCCGCCCCCGCCGCCCCCGCCGCGCCCCGGGTGATCGTGCCGCAGCTGGAGCCCTCGCCCGGCCTGCCGCCGCGCCGGGCCGTCGCCCGCCGACGCAAGCGCGTCATGGGCATGATCGACACCTTGCCGCCCGCCGCGCGGTCCGCCATCCGGGACACCTACGCCAGGGACTCCGAGGCGGCCACGCTGCCGATGCCCGCCGCCGGGAGCGGCGCGTGA
- a CDS encoding MlaE family ABC transporter permease: MITGALRQTGRLFALAAEVVRAVFRRPFQFREFVEQFWFVASVTILPAALVSIPFGAVIALQVGSLTEQLGAQSFTGGASVLAVVQQASPLIVALLIAGAGGSAICADLGSRRIREELDAMEVMGVSPVQRLVVPRVLAAMGVAVLLNGLVSVVGILGGYFFNVIMQGGTPGAYLSSFSALAQLPDLYVSELKALVFGFIAGIVAAYRGLNPRGGPKGVGDAVNQSVVITFLLLFFVNMVMTAVYLQIVPPKGG; encoded by the coding sequence GTGATCACCGGCGCCCTGCGGCAGACCGGGCGGCTCTTCGCGCTCGCGGCGGAAGTCGTCCGGGCCGTGTTCCGAAGACCCTTCCAGTTCCGCGAGTTCGTCGAGCAGTTCTGGTTCGTCGCCAGCGTGACCATCCTGCCCGCCGCCCTGGTCTCGATCCCCTTCGGAGCCGTCATCGCGCTCCAGGTCGGCTCCCTGACCGAGCAGCTCGGCGCCCAGTCGTTCACCGGCGGCGCCAGCGTCCTCGCCGTCGTCCAGCAGGCCAGCCCGCTCATCGTCGCGCTGCTCATCGCCGGCGCCGGCGGCTCGGCCATCTGCGCCGACCTCGGCTCCCGCAGGATCCGGGAGGAACTCGACGCCATGGAGGTCATGGGCGTCTCCCCGGTGCAGCGCCTGGTCGTGCCCCGGGTGCTGGCCGCGATGGGCGTCGCGGTCCTGCTCAACGGCCTGGTCTCCGTCGTCGGCATCCTCGGCGGCTACTTCTTCAACGTCATCATGCAGGGCGGCACCCCCGGCGCCTACCTCTCCAGCTTCTCCGCCCTCGCCCAGCTGCCCGACCTCTACGTCAGCGAACTCAAGGCGCTGGTCTTCGGGTTCATCGCGGGCATCGTCGCCGCCTACCGGGGACTCAACCCGCGCGGCGGCCCCAAGGGCGTCGGCGACGCCGTCAACCAGTCCGTCGTCATCACCTTCCTCCTGCTCTTCTTCGTCAACATGGTGATGACGGCCGTCTACCTCCAGATCGTCCCGCCGAAGGGAGGCTGA
- a CDS encoding MlaE family ABC transporter permease has translation MASPLVWLDRSGDQLLFYVRALLWVPRTLRRYLKEVQRLLAEVAFGSGGLGVIGGTIGVMIAMTLFTGTVVGIQGYAALDQIGTSAFTGFVSAYFNTREIAPLVAGLALSATVGAGFTAQLGAMRINEEVDALEGMGIRSMPYLVTTRIIAGVVAIIPLYAIGLLSSFLASRYVTVLFNGQSRGTYDHYFNLFLSPTDVLLSVLKVLIFSVMVIVAHCYYGYRASGGPAGVGVAVGRSVRNAIVLISVTDFFLSLALWGATTTVKVAG, from the coding sequence ATGGCCTCCCCGCTCGTCTGGCTCGACCGCTCCGGTGACCAACTGCTCTTCTACGTCCGGGCCCTGCTGTGGGTCCCGCGGACCCTGCGCCGCTACCTCAAGGAGGTGCAGCGCCTCCTCGCCGAGGTGGCCTTCGGCTCCGGCGGCCTCGGCGTCATCGGCGGCACCATCGGCGTGATGATCGCGATGACGCTCTTCACCGGGACTGTCGTCGGAATCCAGGGCTACGCGGCCCTCGACCAGATCGGCACGTCGGCGTTCACCGGATTCGTCTCCGCCTACTTCAACACCCGCGAGATCGCGCCCCTCGTCGCCGGACTCGCCCTCTCCGCGACCGTCGGGGCCGGCTTCACCGCCCAGCTCGGCGCGATGCGCATCAACGAGGAGGTCGACGCGCTGGAGGGCATGGGCATCCGCTCCATGCCCTACCTCGTCACCACCCGCATCATCGCCGGCGTCGTCGCCATCATCCCGCTCTACGCGATCGGGCTGCTCTCCTCCTTCCTCGCCTCCCGCTACGTGACCGTCCTGTTCAACGGGCAGTCCCGCGGCACCTACGACCACTACTTCAACCTCTTCCTCTCCCCGACGGACGTGCTGCTCTCCGTCCTGAAGGTGCTGATCTTCAGCGTGATGGTGATCGTCGCCCACTGCTACTACGGCTACCGCGCCTCCGGCGGCCCGGCCGGTGTCGGCGTCGCCGTCGGCCGGTCGGTGCGCAACGCCATCGTGCTGATCAGCGTCACCGACTTCTTCCTGTCGCTGGCCCTGTGGGGCGCGACCACGACCGTGAAGGTGGCGGGGTGA
- a CDS encoding MCE family protein — translation MSRPEGHTLRRRLAGVVFVLVPALLIWLAVAVYDKKFTDSDPVVVETGSAGNQMHPGAEVKLRGVVVGEVRAIDATGDGARLTLAMKPGTLDDVPSDVRAQMLPTTLFGERFVALVPPANPSPEPLAAGAVVPQDRSANAIELQQVLDDVLPMLTAVQPQKLSATLSAVSQALEGRGERLGDTLTLLDDHLAEFNPNLPALNRDLKELVKVSHVYADAAPDVITALTDFTTTSGTLAEQEADLAATLAATTRTAEDVTAFLHKNKDNIIRLGDTSRPTLELLAEYSPAFPCTLRTLAEFVPAMDKALGKGTDRPGIHVDVTSVASRGAYRPGRDTPVYDSGGGPRCPSVPYLGALPRPTARTAAPAAEQDLGPANSPQENDLVNELLAPAAGKSPGDLPDWSSLLVGPVYRGTEVTLG, via the coding sequence ATGAGCCGACCGGAAGGACACACACTGCGCCGCCGGCTCGCCGGGGTCGTCTTCGTGCTGGTGCCCGCCCTGCTGATCTGGCTGGCCGTCGCCGTCTACGACAAGAAGTTCACCGACTCCGACCCGGTGGTCGTCGAGACCGGCAGCGCCGGCAACCAGATGCACCCCGGTGCCGAGGTGAAGCTGCGCGGCGTGGTCGTCGGCGAGGTCCGCGCCATCGACGCCACCGGCGACGGCGCCCGGCTCACCCTCGCCATGAAGCCCGGCACGCTGGACGACGTACCCTCCGACGTCCGCGCGCAGATGCTGCCCACCACCCTGTTCGGCGAGCGGTTCGTGGCCCTCGTACCGCCCGCGAACCCCTCGCCCGAGCCCCTGGCGGCCGGGGCCGTGGTCCCCCAGGACCGGTCGGCCAACGCCATCGAGCTCCAGCAGGTGCTCGACGACGTCCTGCCGATGCTCACCGCCGTCCAGCCGCAGAAGCTCTCCGCCACCCTGTCCGCCGTCTCGCAGGCCCTCGAAGGCCGCGGGGAGCGGCTCGGCGACACGCTCACCCTGCTGGACGATCACCTGGCGGAGTTCAACCCCAACCTGCCCGCCCTCAACCGTGACCTCAAGGAACTCGTGAAGGTCAGCCATGTCTACGCGGACGCCGCGCCCGACGTCATCACGGCGCTCACCGACTTCACCACCACCAGCGGCACCCTCGCCGAGCAGGAGGCGGACCTCGCCGCCACCCTCGCCGCCACGACCCGGACGGCCGAGGACGTGACGGCCTTCCTGCACAAGAACAAGGACAACATCATCCGGCTCGGCGACACCAGCCGCCCCACCCTGGAACTGCTCGCCGAGTACTCCCCGGCCTTCCCCTGCACCCTGCGCACCCTCGCCGAGTTCGTGCCGGCCATGGACAAGGCGCTCGGCAAGGGCACCGACCGGCCCGGCATCCACGTGGACGTCACCAGCGTCGCCTCGCGCGGGGCCTACCGACCCGGCCGCGACACCCCGGTCTACGACTCCGGCGGCGGGCCCCGCTGCCCCTCGGTGCCCTACCTCGGCGCGCTGCCCAGGCCCACCGCCCGGACCGCCGCCCCCGCGGCCGAGCAGGACCTCGGGCCCGCCAACTCCCCGCAGGAGAACGACCTCGTCAACGAACTCCTGGCCCCCGCCGCCGGGAAGAGCCCCGGTGACCTGCCCGACTGGAGCAGCCTGCTCGTCGGCCCCGTCTACCGAGGCACGGAGGTGACCCTCGGATGA